One genomic window of Pseudomonas sp. LFM046 includes the following:
- a CDS encoding secretin N-terminal domain-containing protein, with amino-acid sequence MTPRALFAALLLLVCLPLQAATELIQLRYRTADELLPTVESVLGNEGRVSAYGNQLIVNAEPAKIAELRNLLEQLDSRPRRLLISVDTSDSNFQSDRGYSVNGTASAGGVEVHSGRGEVNGRDQVRIIRRSTDSRGAGVQQVQTTEGYPALIQVGQSVPITTTSSGPYGELYSNTEYRNVTRGFYVTATVSGELVHVSISSNRDRLNSNQPGVIDVQSTDTKVSGRLGEWITIGAVNEDSQSDQSGFLRRRTTQGREDMTLRLKVDAVD; translated from the coding sequence ATGACCCCACGCGCGCTGTTCGCCGCCCTCCTCCTGCTGGTCTGCCTGCCGCTGCAGGCGGCGACGGAGCTCATCCAGCTGCGCTATCGCACAGCGGACGAGCTGCTGCCGACGGTGGAGTCGGTGCTGGGCAACGAGGGCCGCGTCAGCGCCTATGGCAACCAGCTGATCGTCAATGCCGAGCCGGCGAAGATCGCCGAACTGCGCAACCTGCTCGAACAACTGGACAGCCGCCCCCGGCGCCTGCTGATCAGCGTCGACACCAGCGACAGCAATTTCCAGAGTGATCGGGGTTACTCAGTGAATGGCACAGCCAGCGCTGGCGGCGTGGAGGTCCACTCCGGGCGCGGCGAGGTGAACGGCCGCGACCAGGTGCGCATCATTCGCCGCAGCACCGACAGCCGCGGCGCCGGCGTCCAGCAAGTGCAGACCACCGAAGGCTATCCGGCCCTGATTCAAGTGGGCCAGAGCGTGCCCATCACCACCACCAGCTCCGGCCCCTACGGTGAGCTCTACAGCAACACCGAGTACCGCAACGTCACACGCGGCTTCTACGTCACGGCCACCGTCTCTGGCGAACTTGTGCACGTCAGCATTTCCAGCAACCGCGACCGCCTCAACAGCAATCAGCCTGGCGTGATTGACGTGCAGAGCACCGACACCAAGGTCAGCGGCCGCCTCGGCGAGTGGATCACCATCGGCGCGGTGAACGAGGACAGCCAATCCGACCAGAGCGGCTTCCTGCGCCGCCGCACCACCCAGGGCCGCGAAGATATGACCCTCCGTCTCAAGGTCGACGCGGTCGACTGA
- a CDS encoding GNAT family N-acetyltransferase, translating to MSEIHVRVADWQKDNADLRRIREAVFIAEQSVAPELEWDTEDADAVHFLAFERDYAIGTARLLPDGHIGRVSVLKDWRGLKVGDRLLQAAIAEAEHRGLKRQMLSAQVHATAFYERHGFKIVSSEFLEAGIPHVDMVRESQ from the coding sequence ATGAGTGAGATACACGTCCGCGTTGCCGACTGGCAGAAGGACAATGCCGACCTCCGCCGCATCCGTGAAGCCGTATTCATCGCCGAGCAATCGGTCGCGCCGGAGCTGGAGTGGGATACCGAAGATGCGGACGCCGTGCACTTTCTCGCCTTCGAGCGGGACTATGCTATCGGCACCGCCCGCCTGCTTCCCGACGGCCATATCGGCCGTGTCTCGGTGCTCAAGGACTGGCGTGGACTGAAGGTCGGTGACCGCCTGTTGCAGGCCGCCATCGCAGAAGCCGAACACCGTGGTCTGAAGCGTCAGATGCTGTCCGCCCAGGTCCATGCCACCGCGTTCTATGAACGCCACGGCTTCAAGATCGTCAGCAGCGAATTCCTCGAGGCTGGCATCCCTCACGTGGACATGGTGCGCGAAAGCCAATAG
- a CDS encoding cupin domain-containing protein: protein MNPDTPLQLLGGLTAREFLRDYWQQKPLLIRQAIPGFESPISPDELAGLSLEEEVESRLVLEHGERPWELRRGPFAEDTYQNLPEKEWTLLVQAVDQFVPEVAELLEHFRFLPSWRIDDVMISFAAPGGGVGPHFDNYDVFLLQGHGRRRWKIGQMCDADSALLPHADLRILADFQQTEEWVLEPGDMLYLPPRLAHFGIAEDDCMTYSVGFRAPSAAEVLTHFTDFLAQFLPDEERYSDAGSAPVSDPHEIQRDALDRLKTLLAEHMSDERLLLTWFGQFMTEPRYPELVAGADVEEDDFLAAIEDGAVLVRNPSARLAWSEVDIGLVLFASGQSRLLPSNLRELLKLICAADALHLENLGQWLADDEGRKLLLELIKQGSLEFADE from the coding sequence ATGAATCCTGATACTCCTCTTCAACTTCTGGGCGGCCTGACCGCGCGCGAATTCCTGCGTGACTACTGGCAGCAGAAGCCGCTGCTGATCCGTCAGGCCATCCCTGGATTCGAAAGCCCCATCTCCCCCGACGAATTGGCAGGCCTCTCCCTGGAAGAGGAAGTCGAGTCCCGTCTGGTCCTGGAGCACGGCGAGCGCCCCTGGGAACTGCGTCGCGGCCCCTTTGCCGAGGACACCTACCAGAACCTGCCGGAGAAGGAATGGACCCTGCTGGTTCAAGCCGTTGACCAGTTCGTCCCGGAAGTCGCCGAGCTGCTGGAGCACTTCCGTTTCCTGCCCAGCTGGCGCATCGACGATGTGATGATCAGCTTCGCCGCCCCCGGTGGTGGTGTAGGGCCGCATTTCGACAACTACGATGTCTTCCTGCTCCAGGGCCACGGCCGCCGTCGCTGGAAGATCGGCCAGATGTGCGACGCCGACAGCGCCCTGCTGCCCCACGCCGATCTGCGCATCCTCGCCGACTTCCAGCAGACCGAAGAATGGGTGCTGGAGCCCGGCGACATGCTCTATCTGCCACCGCGCCTGGCCCACTTCGGCATCGCCGAAGACGACTGCATGACCTACTCCGTGGGCTTCCGCGCCCCCAGCGCCGCCGAAGTGCTAACCCATTTCACCGACTTCCTCGCCCAGTTCCTGCCGGACGAGGAGCGCTACAGCGACGCCGGCAGCGCTCCCGTCAGCGACCCGCACGAGATCCAGCGTGACGCCCTCGATCGCCTCAAGACCCTGCTCGCCGAGCACATGAGTGACGAGCGCTTGCTGCTCACCTGGTTCGGCCAGTTCATGACCGAGCCGCGCTACCCCGAGCTGGTGGCCGGCGCGGACGTGGAAGAAGACGACTTCCTGGCCGCGATCGAGGATGGTGCCGTGCTGGTGCGCAACCCGAGCGCCCGCCTGGCCTGGTCCGAGGTCGACATCGGCCTGGTGCTGTTCGCCAGCGGCCAGAGCCGACTGCTGCCAAGCAACCTGCGCGAACTGCTGAAGCTCATCTGCGCAGCTGACGCACTGCATCTTGAGAATCTCGGCCAATGGCTGGCCGACGACGAGGGGCGTAAGCTTCTTCTGGAACTGATCAAGCAAGGAAGTCTGGAGTTTGCCGATGAGTGA
- the purB gene encoding adenylosuccinate lyase translates to MQLSSLTAVSPVDGRYAGKTSALRPIFSEYGLIRCRVQVEVRWLQRLAAHAGIPEVAPFSAEADALLDQLAENFQLEHAERIKEIERTTNHDVKAVEYLLKEQAAKLPELAKVSEFIHFACTSEDINNLSHALMLREGRDQVILPLMRQLADAIRDLAVRFADVPMLSRTHGQPASPTTLGKEMANVVYRLERQIAQVAAVPLLGKINGAVGNYNAHLSAYPDVDWEANAREFIEGDLGLSWNPYTTQIEPHDYIAELFDAIARFNTILIDFDRDVWGYISLGYFKQKTIAGEIGSSTMPHKVNPIDFENSEGNLGIANALFQHLASKLPISRWQRDLTDSTVLRNLGVGFAHSVIAYEATLKGISKLELNAQRIAEDLDACWEVLAEPIQTVMRRYAIENPYEKLKELTRGKGISPEALQTFIDGLDIPAEAKAELRKLTPANYIGNAVAQAKRI, encoded by the coding sequence ATGCAGCTTTCCTCGCTCACCGCGGTTTCCCCCGTAGACGGCCGCTACGCCGGCAAAACCAGCGCCCTGCGCCCGATCTTCAGCGAATACGGCCTGATCCGTTGCCGCGTCCAGGTAGAGGTCCGCTGGTTGCAGCGCCTTGCCGCCCATGCCGGCATCCCGGAAGTCGCGCCCTTCTCCGCCGAAGCCGATGCCCTGCTCGACCAGCTGGCCGAAAACTTCCAGCTGGAGCACGCCGAGCGCATCAAGGAAATCGAGCGCACCACCAACCACGACGTGAAAGCCGTGGAGTACCTGCTCAAGGAGCAGGCCGCCAAGCTGCCCGAACTGGCCAAGGTCAGCGAATTCATCCACTTCGCCTGCACCAGCGAGGACATCAACAACCTGTCCCACGCCCTGATGCTGCGTGAAGGCCGCGACCAGGTGATCCTGCCCCTGATGCGCCAGCTGGCCGACGCGATCCGCGACCTGGCCGTGCGCTTCGCCGACGTTCCCATGCTGTCCCGCACCCACGGCCAGCCGGCCTCGCCCACCACCCTGGGCAAGGAAATGGCCAACGTCGTCTACCGCCTGGAACGCCAGATCGCCCAGGTAGCGGCCGTGCCCCTGCTGGGCAAGATCAACGGCGCCGTGGGCAACTACAACGCCCACCTGTCCGCCTACCCGGACGTGGACTGGGAAGCCAACGCCCGCGAATTCATCGAAGGCGACCTGGGCCTGAGCTGGAACCCCTACACCACCCAGATCGAGCCGCACGACTACATCGCCGAGCTGTTTGACGCCATCGCGCGCTTCAACACCATCCTCATCGACTTCGACCGCGACGTCTGGGGCTACATCTCCCTCGGCTACTTCAAGCAGAAGACCATCGCCGGCGAGATCGGCTCGTCCACCATGCCGCACAAGGTCAACCCGATTGACTTCGAAAACTCCGAAGGCAACCTGGGGATCGCCAACGCCCTGTTCCAGCACCTGGCCAGCAAGCTGCCGATCTCCCGCTGGCAGCGCGACCTGACCGACTCCACCGTGCTGCGCAACCTCGGTGTCGGCTTCGCCCACAGCGTCATCGCGTACGAAGCAACCCTCAAGGGCATCAGCAAGTTGGAGCTGAACGCTCAGCGTATTGCTGAAGACCTGGATGCCTGCTGGGAAGTCCTGGCCGAGCCGATTCAGACCGTGATGCGTCGCTACGCGATCGAGAACCCGTACGAGAAGCTCAAGGAACTGACCCGCGGCAAGGGCATCAGCCCTGAGGCCCTGCAGACGTTCATCGACGGCCTGGACATTCCGGCCGAGGCCAAGGCTGAACTGCGCAAACTCACCCCTGCCAACTACATCGGTAACGCCGTAGCCCAGGCCAAGCGCATCTGA
- the hflD gene encoding high frequency lysogenization protein HflD — protein sequence MNQTREQLVALGAVFEAAALVDRLAKTGQISEPPLGCMLGSLLVRDPKDTLEVYGGDDFNLREGYKALVSALEREPSSLQREPLRYALALLTLERQLAKRGDMLEVIGNRLDQIQQQVQHFGLVHDNVIAACASLYQDTLSTFRQRIQVHGDMRHLQQSSNAAKIRALLLTGIRAARLWRQLGGNRWQLLFSRRKLLNELYPLLRG from the coding sequence ATGAACCAGACCCGCGAACAACTGGTCGCCCTGGGCGCGGTCTTCGAGGCTGCCGCTCTGGTGGACCGTCTCGCCAAGACCGGCCAGATCAGCGAACCACCGCTGGGCTGCATGCTCGGCAGCCTGCTGGTGCGCGACCCCAAGGACACCCTGGAAGTCTACGGCGGCGACGATTTCAACCTGCGGGAAGGCTACAAGGCCCTGGTCAGCGCCCTGGAGCGCGAGCCATCCAGCCTGCAACGTGAGCCCCTGCGCTACGCCCTCGCCCTGCTCACCCTTGAACGTCAGCTGGCCAAGCGCGGCGACATGCTGGAAGTGATCGGCAACCGCCTGGACCAGATCCAGCAGCAGGTACAGCACTTCGGCCTGGTGCACGACAATGTCATCGCCGCCTGCGCCAGTCTCTACCAAGACACCCTCAGCACCTTCCGCCAGCGGATCCAGGTGCACGGCGACATGCGACACCTGCAGCAATCCAGCAACGCCGCGAAAATCCGCGCCCTGCTCCTCACCGGCATCCGCGCCGCGCGCCTCTGGCGTCAGCTGGGCGGCAACCGCTGGCAGTTGCTGTTCAGCCGCCGCAAGCTGCTCAACGAGCTCTACCCCCTCCTTCGCGGCTGA
- the mnmA gene encoding tRNA 2-thiouridine(34) synthase MnmA — protein MRDPANTRVIVGMSGGVDSSVSALLLLEQGYQVEGLFMKNWDEDDGTEYCTAKVDLADAQAVCDRIGIKLHTANFAAEYWDNVFEHFLAEYKAGRTPNPDILCNREIKFKAFLDYALSLGADLIATGHYVRRRDIDGRTELLKGLDPNKDQSYFLHAVGGEQIARTLFPVGELEKPEVRAIAEKYGLATAKKKDSTGICFIGERRFTDFLKQYLPAQPGNIETTEGEVIGRHHGLMYHTIGQRQGLGIGGMKDATDDPWYVLAKDLSRNVLIVGQGNENPWLFSRALKATEIYWVNPVDLGQPRRLKAKVRYRQSDQPCTLEKTADGYIAVFDEPQRAVTPGQSVVFYDGEVCLGGGVIETTEPWDAGVKLP, from the coding sequence ATGCGTGATCCAGCCAATACCCGCGTCATAGTCGGCATGTCCGGCGGCGTCGATTCCTCGGTTTCCGCCCTCCTGCTCCTCGAGCAGGGCTACCAGGTCGAAGGCCTGTTCATGAAGAACTGGGACGAGGACGACGGCACCGAGTATTGCACCGCCAAGGTAGACCTGGCCGACGCCCAGGCCGTCTGCGACCGCATTGGCATCAAGCTGCACACCGCCAACTTCGCCGCCGAGTACTGGGACAACGTGTTCGAGCACTTCCTCGCCGAATACAAGGCCGGCCGTACACCGAACCCGGACATCCTCTGCAACCGCGAGATCAAGTTCAAAGCCTTCCTCGACTACGCCCTGTCCCTCGGCGCCGACCTGATCGCCACCGGGCACTACGTGCGCCGCCGCGACATCGACGGCCGCACCGAACTGCTCAAGGGCCTGGACCCGAACAAGGACCAGAGCTATTTCCTGCATGCGGTGGGCGGCGAGCAGATCGCCCGCACCCTGTTCCCCGTGGGCGAACTGGAAAAGCCGGAAGTACGCGCCATCGCCGAGAAATATGGCCTGGCCACCGCGAAGAAGAAGGACTCCACCGGGATCTGCTTTATCGGCGAGCGTCGATTCACCGACTTTCTCAAGCAGTACCTGCCCGCCCAGCCGGGAAACATCGAAACCACTGAAGGCGAGGTCATCGGCCGCCACCACGGCCTGATGTACCACACCATCGGCCAGCGCCAGGGCCTGGGCATCGGCGGCATGAAGGACGCCACAGACGATCCCTGGTACGTCCTAGCCAAAGACCTCTCCCGCAATGTGCTGATCGTTGGTCAGGGTAACGAGAACCCCTGGCTCTTCTCCCGCGCCCTCAAGGCGACCGAGATCTACTGGGTCAACCCCGTCGACCTTGGCCAGCCGCGCAGGCTCAAGGCCAAGGTGCGCTATCGTCAGAGCGACCAGCCCTGCACCCTGGAAAAGACCGCCGACGGGTACATCGCGGTATTCGACGAGCCCCAGCGCGCCGTCACCCCGGGCCAGTCCGTGGTCTTCTATGATGGCGAAGTCTGCCTCGGCGGCGGCGTGATCGAGACGACCGAACCCTGGGATGCGGGAGTCAAGCTTCCATGA
- a CDS encoding NUDIX hydrolase, translating to MTWQPHITVATIVEDQGRFLLVEELANGRAVFNQPAGHLEADETLLEAAVRETFEETGWEVELTAVTGIYLYTAPSNGVTYQRVCFAARPLRHHPDQPLDDGIIGPRWLTRDELLAEQDRWRSHLVLRCIDDYLTGERFPLSLIRVA from the coding sequence ATGACCTGGCAACCCCACATCACCGTCGCGACCATAGTCGAGGACCAGGGCCGCTTCCTTCTGGTGGAGGAACTGGCCAATGGTCGCGCCGTGTTCAACCAGCCCGCCGGCCACCTGGAAGCCGACGAAACCCTGCTCGAAGCGGCCGTACGTGAAACCTTCGAGGAGACCGGCTGGGAGGTCGAACTCACCGCCGTGACCGGCATCTACCTCTACACCGCCCCCAGCAACGGCGTGACCTACCAACGTGTCTGCTTCGCCGCCCGCCCCCTTCGCCACCATCCGGATCAGCCACTGGACGACGGCATCATTGGCCCGCGCTGGCTCACCCGTGACGAACTGCTCGCCGAACAAGACCGCTGGCGCAGCCACCTGGTCCTGCGCTGCATCGACGATTACCTGACAGGCGAGCGTTTCCCCCTCAGCCTGATCCGCGTCGCCTGA
- a CDS encoding NADP-dependent isocitrate dehydrogenase encodes MSNRPKITYTFTDEAPALATYSLLPIVKAFAASADIDVETRDISLAGRILATFADKLDADKRIEDDLGYLAVLATAPDANIIKLPNISASVPQLKGAIAELQALGYSVPNFPEDPQTDEEKEIRARYAKVLGSAVNPVLREGNSDRRAPAAVKAYARKHPHSMGKWSMASRSHADYMRGGDFFSSEQSITMGKAGDVRIEFVGKDGKVEVKKQLSLQDGEVLDSMFMSCRKLRDFFEATLQDCKESGVMWSLHVKATMMKVSHPIVFGHAVTVYYKDVFDKYGELFKELGVNPNNGISSVYDKIKALPASQQEEILHDIHEVYSHRPEMAMVDSVKGITNLHIPSDVIVDASMPAMIRNSGQMWGKDGKQKDTKAVMPESTYARIYQEMINFCKTNGAFDPTTMGTVPNVGLMAQKAEEYGSHDKTFEMTADGTMRVVAADGTVLMQHEVEAGDIWRACQTKDAPIRDWVKLAVTRARLSNTPAIFWLDPERAHDRELRKKVELYLQDHDLTGLDISIKGYNEAIRTSMERQLRGQDTISVTGNVLRDYLTDLFPIMELGTSAKMLSIVPLMAGGGMYETGAGGSAPKHVQQLVEENYLRWDSLGEFLALAVSLEETGIKTGNAKAKVLGKTLDEATGKLLDNNKSPARKVGELDNRGSHFYLALYWAQALAAQNENAELKAHFAPLAKTLTEQEATIVAELNGAQGKAVDIGGYYRSNPELTSQVMRPSTTFNAAIDGLLA; translated from the coding sequence ATGTCCAACCGTCCGAAGATAACCTACACCTTCACCGACGAAGCCCCCGCGCTCGCCACCTACTCCCTCCTCCCCATCGTCAAAGCCTTCGCAGCCTCCGCCGACATCGACGTCGAAACCCGCGACATCTCTCTTGCAGGACGCATCCTCGCCACCTTTGCTGACAAGCTCGACGCCGACAAGCGCATCGAAGATGACCTGGGTTACCTGGCAGTCCTGGCCACCGCGCCGGACGCCAACATCATCAAGCTGCCGAACATCAGTGCTTCCGTACCCCAGCTCAAGGGCGCCATCGCCGAGCTGCAAGCGCTGGGCTATAGCGTTCCGAACTTCCCGGAAGACCCGCAAACCGACGAAGAGAAGGAAATCCGCGCCCGCTACGCGAAGGTACTGGGCAGCGCCGTGAACCCGGTTCTGCGCGAAGGCAACTCCGACCGCCGCGCTCCGGCCGCCGTGAAGGCCTACGCCCGCAAGCACCCGCATTCCATGGGCAAGTGGAGCATGGCCTCCCGCTCCCACGCTGATTACATGCGTGGCGGCGACTTCTTCTCCAGCGAGCAGTCCATCACCATGGGCAAGGCTGGCGACGTGCGCATCGAATTCGTCGGCAAGGACGGCAAGGTCGAGGTCAAGAAGCAGCTCTCCCTGCAGGACGGCGAAGTCCTGGACAGCATGTTCATGAGCTGCCGCAAGCTGCGTGATTTCTTCGAGGCGACCCTGCAGGACTGCAAGGAATCCGGCGTCATGTGGTCCCTGCACGTCAAGGCGACCATGATGAAGGTCTCCCACCCGATCGTCTTCGGCCACGCCGTGACCGTCTACTACAAGGACGTGTTCGACAAGTACGGCGAGCTGTTCAAGGAACTGGGCGTCAACCCGAACAACGGCATCAGCAGCGTCTACGACAAGATCAAGGCCCTGCCCGCCTCCCAGCAGGAAGAAATCCTGCATGACATTCACGAGGTCTACAGCCACCGCCCGGAAATGGCGATGGTCGACTCCGTGAAGGGCATCACCAACCTGCACATCCCGAGCGACGTGATCGTCGACGCCTCCATGCCGGCCATGATCCGCAACTCCGGCCAGATGTGGGGCAAGGATGGCAAGCAGAAGGACACCAAGGCGGTGATGCCGGAGAGCACCTACGCCCGCATCTACCAAGAGATGATCAACTTCTGCAAGACCAACGGCGCCTTCGACCCGACCACCATGGGCACCGTGCCGAACGTCGGCCTGATGGCCCAGAAGGCCGAGGAATACGGTTCCCACGACAAGACCTTCGAGATGACCGCCGACGGCACCATGCGCGTCGTGGCTGCCGATGGCACCGTGCTGATGCAGCACGAAGTGGAAGCCGGCGACATCTGGCGCGCCTGCCAGACCAAGGACGCCCCGATCCGTGACTGGGTCAAGCTGGCCGTTACCCGCGCCCGTCTGTCCAATACCCCGGCCATCTTCTGGCTGGACCCGGAGCGCGCCCACGACCGCGAACTGCGCAAGAAGGTCGAGCTGTACCTGCAGGACCACGACCTGACCGGTCTGGACATCAGCATCAAGGGCTACAACGAGGCCATCCGCACCAGCATGGAGCGTCAGCTGCGCGGCCAGGACACCATCTCGGTGACCGGCAACGTACTGCGCGACTACCTGACCGACCTGTTCCCGATCATGGAACTGGGCACCTCGGCCAAGATGCTGTCCATCGTTCCGCTGATGGCGGGCGGCGGCATGTACGAGACCGGGGCCGGCGGCTCCGCTCCGAAGCACGTACAGCAGCTGGTTGAAGAAAACTACCTGCGCTGGGATTCCCTCGGCGAGTTCCTGGCCCTGGCCGTTTCCCTGGAAGAAACCGGTATCAAGACCGGCAACGCCAAGGCCAAGGTCCTGGGCAAGACCCTCGACGAAGCCACCGGCAAGCTGCTGGACAACAACAAGTCCCCGGCGCGCAAGGTTGGCGAGCTGGACAACCGTGGCAGCCATTTCTACCTGGCACTGTACTGGGCCCAGGCCCTGGCCGCGCAGAACGAAAACGCCGAACTGAAGGCGCACTTCGCTCCCCTGGCCAAGACCCTGACCGAACAGGAAGCGACCATCGTCGCTGAGCTGAACGGCGCCCAGGGCAAGGCTGTGGACATCGGCGGCTACTACCGTTCGAACCCGGAGCTGACCAGCCAGGTGATGCGCCCCAGCACCACCTTCAACGCTGCAATCGACGGTCTGCTGGCTTAA
- the icd gene encoding NADP-dependent isocitrate dehydrogenase, protein MGYQKIQVPAAGDKITVNADMSLNVPNNPIIPFIEGDGIGVDISPVMIKVVDAAVAKAYSSSRKISWMEVYAGEKATQVYDQDTWLPKETLEAVRDYVVSIKGPLTTPVGGGIRSLNVALRQELDLYVCQRPVRWFEGVPSPVKKPGDVDMVIFRENSEDIYAGVEWKAGSPEAEKVIKFLTEEMGVKKIRFTENCGIGIKPVSLDGTKRLVRKALQYAVDNDRSSVTIVHKGNIMKFTEGAFKEWGYEIARDEFGAELLDGGPWMQFKNPRTGKNIVVKDVIADAMLQQILLRPAEYDVIATLNLNGDYLSDALAAEVGGIGIAPGANLSDTVAMFEATHGTAPKYAGQDKVNPGSVILSAEMMLRHMGWTEAADLIIKGTNGAIAAKTVTYDFERLMDGAKLLSCSEFGDAIIAHM, encoded by the coding sequence ATGGGATACCAAAAGATCCAGGTGCCGGCAGCCGGTGACAAAATCACCGTCAATGCAGATATGTCCCTGAATGTACCGAACAACCCCATCATCCCGTTCATTGAGGGTGACGGCATTGGCGTCGACATCAGCCCGGTCATGATCAAGGTCGTGGACGCGGCTGTCGCCAAGGCCTACAGCAGTAGTCGCAAGATCTCCTGGATGGAGGTCTACGCAGGCGAGAAGGCTACCCAGGTCTACGACCAGGACACCTGGTTGCCGAAGGAAACCCTGGAAGCCGTGCGTGACTACGTGGTTTCCATCAAGGGCCCGCTGACCACGCCGGTGGGTGGTGGCATCCGTTCCCTGAACGTTGCGCTGCGCCAGGAGCTGGACCTTTACGTGTGCCAGCGTCCGGTTCGCTGGTTCGAAGGCGTGCCGAGCCCGGTCAAGAAGCCTGGTGACGTGGATATGGTGATCTTCCGCGAGAACTCCGAAGACATCTATGCCGGCGTCGAGTGGAAGGCTGGCAGCCCCGAGGCTGAGAAAGTCATCAAGTTCCTCACCGAGGAAATGGGCGTCAAGAAGATCCGCTTCACCGAAAACTGCGGCATCGGCATCAAGCCGGTATCGCTGGACGGCACCAAGCGCCTGGTGCGCAAGGCCCTGCAGTACGCCGTGGACAACGATCGCAGCTCTGTGACCATCGTCCACAAGGGCAACATCATGAAATTCACGGAGGGTGCCTTCAAGGAGTGGGGCTACGAAATCGCCCGTGACGAATTTGGTGCCGAGCTGCTGGACGGCGGCCCGTGGATGCAGTTCAAGAACCCGCGCACCGGCAAGAACATTGTGGTCAAGGACGTGATCGCAGACGCCATGCTGCAGCAGATTCTGCTGCGCCCGGCCGAGTACGATGTGATTGCCACCCTGAACCTGAACGGCGACTACCTGTCCGACGCCCTCGCGGCTGAGGTGGGCGGCATCGGTATCGCCCCCGGTGCCAACCTGTCTGACACCGTTGCCATGTTCGAGGCCACCCACGGTACCGCGCCGAAGTACGCTGGCCAGGACAAGGTGAATCCGGGCTCGGTCATCCTCTCCGCCGAGATGATGCTGCGCCACATGGGCTGGACCGAAGCGGCTGACCTGATCATCAAGGGCACCAACGGCGCCATTGCCGCGAAAACCGTGACCTACGACTTCGAGCGACTGATGGATGGCGCCAAGCTGCTGTCCTGCTCCGAGTTCGGGGATGCGATCATCGCCCACATGTGA
- the cspD gene encoding cold shock domain-containing protein CspD, with amino-acid sequence MLSGKVKWFNNAKGYGFILADGRDEDLFAHYSAIQMDGYKTLKAGQPVSFDIIQGPKGLHAVNIRPVTATTEAPAAISQPQGSTVEV; translated from the coding sequence ATGCTTAGCGGTAAGGTCAAGTGGTTCAACAACGCCAAAGGCTATGGATTTATCCTTGCCGATGGCCGAGATGAGGACCTGTTCGCCCACTACTCGGCCATCCAGATGGACGGCTATAAGACGCTAAAGGCTGGACAGCCGGTAAGCTTCGATATCATTCAGGGTCCGAAAGGGCTGCATGCCGTGAATATTCGCCCGGTCACGGCAACCACCGAAGCACCCGCCGCTATCAGCCAACCCCAGGGCAGCACAGTAGAAGTTTGA
- the clpS gene encoding ATP-dependent Clp protease adapter ClpS, translating into MHASSQIRLTFNQDGPQHHEDDSTGLAVQEAKPALQAPPMYKVVMFNDDYTPMDFVVEVLETFFGMNRELATKIMLTVHTEGRAVCGVFTRDIAETKAMQVNQYARESQHPLLCEIEKDG; encoded by the coding sequence ATGCATGCAAGCAGCCAGATTCGACTAACATTCAATCAGGACGGTCCGCAGCATCATGAGGACGACTCCACCGGCCTGGCAGTGCAGGAGGCCAAGCCGGCCCTGCAGGCGCCACCTATGTATAAGGTGGTGATGTTTAACGATGACTACACCCCTATGGATTTCGTGGTCGAGGTGCTCGAAACGTTCTTCGGGATGAACCGGGAACTGGCCACCAAGATCATGCTGACCGTGCATACGGAGGGCCGGGCGGTTTGTGGCGTGTTCACTCGCGACATTGCCGAAACCAAGGCCATGCAGGTCAATCAATATGCGAGAGAGAGCCAGCACCCGCTGCTCTGTGAGATCGAGAAGGACGGTTAA